In Chaetodon auriga isolate fChaAug3 chromosome 7, fChaAug3.hap1, whole genome shotgun sequence, a genomic segment contains:
- the LOC143323400 gene encoding extracellular calcium-sensing receptor-like — translation MHKPLPLQCTSINFRGIQYAQAMLFAIEEINNSTDLLPGISLGYKIYDACIFIARSLTVALTLVNGNELEFATTKAPCARPAQVQAIMGGTSSSPCMAISTVIGPFHIPLIGHVATCACLSDKTKYSSFLRTIPSDYYQSRALAQLVKHFGWTWVGAIRSNDDYGNNGMATFTETAQQLGICLEYSVSFFRTDPPDKLQKIVDIIKASTSTVIVTFLSPPDLYLIIHALSLQNLTGYQWVGTEGWIFDSSTAANDRHHILDGAIGLSIPKAHVSGMREFILDVKSFNSSSNELFTELWEKLFNCKFKQSESSAVTVNQSECTGHEDLTGVQNSFTDMSLMPLFYNVYKGVYAVAHALHNILGCNKKCNNKVQLDPFMILQHIRKVRFKTKEGDEVYFNENGDPAAKYEIINWQPTENGIVDFVPVGLYDASLPAEKQLNVQKKSIIWTQNSQQVPLSVCSEKCPPGTRKSLQKGKPVCCYDCLRCAEGEISNITDSITCVRCDPEFWSNERRDACVKKEAEFLSYEEIMGALLTAASLLGTCMTAVVAFIFFRYRQTPIVRANNSELSFLLLFSLTLCFLCSLTFIGRPSEWSCMLRHTAFGITFVLCISCVLGKTIVVLMAFRATLPGSNVMKWFGPVQQRLSVLGFTLIQVAICILWLTISPPFPFKNFKTFNNKIILGCALGSAVGFWAVLGYIGLLAMLCFILAFLARKLPDSFNEAKFITFSMLIFCAVWITFIPAYVSSPGKFSVAVEIFAILASSFGLLICIFIPKCYIIILKPERNTKKNMMGKGNQNHFD, via the exons ATGCACAAACCACTGCCACTGCAGTGCACCAG TATTAATTTCAGGGGGATCCAGTATGCTCAGGCGATGCTATTTGCCATTGAGGAGATTAATAACAGCACAGACCTACTGCCTGGTATCTCTCTGGGCTATAAGATCTATGATGCCTGTATCTTCATTGCCAGAAGTTTGACAGTTGCACTGACCTTGGTCAATGGTAATGAACTGGAATTTGCAACCACCAAGGCACCATGTGCCAGACCTGCCCAAGTGCAGGCCATCATGGGAGggacctcttcctctccttgcaTGGCTATATCTACTGTCATTGGACCCTTTCATATCCCACTG ATCGGCCACGTTGCTACTTGTGCTTGTCTCAGTGATAAAACCAAGTACTCGTCCTTCCTCAGAACAATACCCAGTGACTACTACCAGAGCAGAGCTCTGGCCCAGTTGGTCAAGCACTTTGGGTGGACTTGGGTTGGAGCCATCAGATCAAATGATGATTATGGCAATAATGGCATGGCCACATTTACAGAAACTGCCCAGCAGTTGGGCATCTGTCTGGAGTACTCTGTATCTTTCTTTAGAACAGATCCACCAGACAAACTACAAAAAATTGTTGACATTATCAAGGCTTCCACTTCCACGGTGATCGTCACGTTCCTCTCACCCCCAGACTTGTATTTGATAATACATGCGTTGTCTCTCCAGAATTTGACTGGGTACCAGTGGGTAGGCACTGAGGGCTGGATTTTTGATTCCTCTACTGCAGCCAATGACAGGCATCATATTCTGGATGGTGCCATAGGCCTGTCCATCCCCAAAGCACATGTCAGTGGTATGAGAGAGTTCATATTGGATGTGAAGTCGTTCAATTCATCTAGTAATGAATTGTTTACAGAGCTTTGGGAGAAATTATTTAATTGTAAGTTCAAGCAGTCAGAGTCATCAGCAGTAACCGTGAATCAGAGTGAATGTACTGGACATGAAGATCTGACTGGAGtacaaaacagcttcactgaTATGTCACTCATGCCTCTTTTTTACAATGTCTATAAAGGAGTGTATGCTGTGGCCCATGCACTTCATAATATTCTCGGTTGtaataaaaaatgtaacaaCAAGGTGCAGCTAGATCCATTTATG ATTTTACAGCACATAAGAAAGGTTCGGttcaaaacaaaggaaggagatgaggtttattttaatgagaatGGAGACCCAGCAGCAAAGTATGAAATTATAAACTGGCAGCCAACAGAAAATGGCATTGTGGACTTTGTCCCAGTTGGTCTTTATGATGCCTCTTtacctgcagaaaaacagctgaatgtgCAAAAAAAGTCTATAATTTGGACACAGAACTCACAGCAG GTGCCTTTGtcagtttgcagtgagaaaTGTCCACCAGGAACTCGCAAAAGTCTGCAGAAAGGAAAGCCTGTCTGCTGCTATGACTGTTTGCGatgtgcagagggagaaataagCAACATTACAG ATTCCATCACATGTGTGAGATGTGACCCTGAGTTCTGgtcaaatgagagaagagatgcCTGTGTAAAGAAGGAGGCAGAGTTTCTATCATATGAAGAGATTATGGGAGCTCTGCTCACTGCAGCCTCCCTACTTGGAACATGCATGACTGCTGTTGTGGCGTTCATTTTCTTCAGATACAGGCAGACTCCTATTGTCAGGGCCaacaactctgagctgagcttcctgctgctcttctccttgactctgtgtttcctgtgttctctgACCTTCATTGGCCGGCCCTCTGAGTGGTCCTGCATGCTGCGACACACAGCGTTCGGCATCACCTTTgtcctctgcatctcttgtGTTCTGGGGAAAACAATAGTAGTGTTAATGGCCTTCAGGGCCACACTTCCAGGTagtaatgtgatgaaatggtTTGGGCCTGTACAGCAGAGACTCAGTGTTCTGGGTTTCACTCTTATACAAGTTGCCATATGTATCCTCTGGTTAACaatttctcccccttttccatTTAAGAATTTTAAGACGTTTAACAACAAAATCATCTTAGGGTGTGCTCTGGGCTCAGCTGTAGGCTTTTGGGCTGTACTTGGGTACATAGGACTTCTAGCCATGTTATGTTTTATTCTTGCCTTTCTTGCTCGGAAACTGCCTGACAGTTTCAATGAAGCCAAAttcatcaccttcagcatgctgatattctgcGCAGTATGGATCACTTTTATCCCAGCATATGTCAGCTCTCCTGGGAAgttcagtgttgctgtggagaTATTTGCTATTCTGGCATCAAGTTTTGGACTActgatctgtatttttattccaaaatgttaTATTATCATATTGAAACCAGAAAGGAATACAAAGAAGAATATGATGGGGAAGGGGAACCAAAATCATTTTGACTGA